One segment of Thunnus thynnus chromosome 19, fThuThy2.1, whole genome shotgun sequence DNA contains the following:
- the enc1 gene encoding ectoderm-neural cortex protein 1: protein MKMSVCVHENRKSRASTGSMNIYLFHKSSYADSVLMHLNSLRQQRLFTDVLLHAGSRSFPCHRAVLAACSRYFEAMFSGGLRESQASEVDFRDSIHPEVLELLLDYAYSSRVVINEENAESLLEAGDMLEFQDIRDACAEFLERNLHPTNCLGMLLLSDAHQCTKLSELSWGMCLSNFPAICKTEDFLQLPKDMVVQLLSHEELETEDERLVYEAALNWINYDLERRHCHLPELLRTVRLALLPAIFLMENVSTEELINAQAKSKELVDEAIRCKLKILQNDGVVNSPCARPRKTSHALFLLGGQTFMCDKLYLVDQKAKEIIPKADIPSPRKEFSACAIGCKVYITGGRGSENGVSKDVWVYDTVHEEWSKAAPMLIARFGHGSAELKHCLYVVGGHTAATGCLPASPSVSLKQVEQFDPVANKWTMVAPLREGVSNAAVVSVKLKLFAFGGTSVTHDKLPKVQCYDPQENRWTVPASCPQPWRYTAAAVLGNQIFVMGGDTEFSACSAYKFSSENYQWTKVGDVTAKRMSCQAVASGNKLYVVGGYFGTQRCKTLDCYDPTLDAWNSITTVPYSLIPTAFVSTWKHLPA from the coding sequence ATGAAAATGTCCGTGTGTGTCCATGAGAACCGGAAATCCAGAGCCAGCACTGGCTCTATGAACATCTACCTGTTCCACAAGTCCTCATATGCTGACAGTGTCCTCATGCACCTCAACTCACTGCGGCAGCAAAGGCTTTTCACAGATGTCCTGCTTCATGCCGGCAGCCGCTCCTTCCCCTGCCATCGTGCCGTGCTGGCTGCCTGCAGCCGCTACTTCGAGGCCATGTTCAGCGGTGGGCTGAGGGAGAGCCAGGCCAGTGAGGTCGACTTCCGTGACTCCATCCACCCGGAGGTTTTAGAGCTCCTGCTGGATTATGCGTACTCCTCACGTGTGGTCATCAATGAGGAGAACGCAGAGTCACTACTGGAGGCTGGGGACATGCTGGAGTTTCAGGACATCCGGGATGCCTGTGCTGAATTCCTGGAGAGAAACCTTCACCCGACTAACTGTCTTGGCATGCTGTTGCTGTCTGATGCCCACCAGTGCACCAAGCTGTCAGAGCTCTCTTGGGGCATGTGCCTCAGCAACTTCCCCGCTATTTGCAAGACAGAGGACTTCCTCCAACTGCCCAAAGATATGGTAGTGCAGCTTTTGTCACATGAGGAGCTGGAGACAGAAGATGAGAGACTGGTTTATGAAGCTGCCCTGAACTGGATCAACTATGACCTGGAAAGGAGGCACTGCCACCTTCCAGAGCTCCTGAGAACAGTTCGTCTCGCCCTGCTGCCCGCCATCTTTCTAATGGAGAATGTCTCGACAGAAGAGCTGATCAATGCCCAGGCCAAGAGCAAGGAGCTGGTGGATGAGGCTATCCGCTGTAAGCTGAAGATCCTGCAGAATGATGGCGTGGTTAACAGCCCATGTGCTCGACCAAGAAAAACCAGCcatgctctctttctcctggGAGGGCAGACTTTCATGTGTGACAAGTTGTACCTGGTGGACCAGAAGGCCAAAGAGATCATCCCGAAGGCAGACATTCCCAGCCCAAGGAAGGAGTTCAGCGCCTGTGCCATCGGCTGTAAGGTATATATCACAGGTGGGAGAGGCTCAGAGAATGGTGTATCCAAAGATGTATGGGTCTATGACACCGTCCATGAGGAATGGTCCAAAGCGGCGCCCATGCTGATTGCCAGGTTTGGTCATGGCTCTGCAGAGCTGAAACACTGCCTGTATGTGGTAGGAGGTCACACTGCAGCAACTGGCTGCCTCCCTGCTTCTCCATCCGTATCGCTCAAACAGGTGGAACAGTTTGACCCAGTGGCCAACAAGTGGACCATGGTGGCTCCTCTGAGAGAGGGTGTGAGCAATGCAGCAGTGGTCAGTGTCAAGCTCAAGCTCTTTGCCTTTGGTGGAACCAGCGTCACCCACGACAAGCTGCCCAAGGTGCAGTGCTACGATCCGCAGGAGAACCGATGGACTGTACCTGCGTCCTGCCCGCAGCCATGGCGCTACACAGCCGCTGCTGTGCTGGGAAACCAGATCTTTGTCATGGGCGGGGATACAGAGTTCTCAGCGTGCTCGGCTTATAAGTTCAGCAGCGAGAACTACCAATGGACTAAAGTGGGCGATGTGACGGCCAAGCGGATGAGCTGCCAGGCAGTGGCATCGGGGAACAAACTGTATGTTGTGGGAGGTTACTTTGGCACACAGCGGTGTAAAACTCTGGACTGCTACGACCCCACACTGGATGCCTGGAACAGCATCACTACTGTGCCATACTCGCTCATTCCCACTGCTTTCGTCAGCACCTGGAAACATCTGCCTGCTTGA